From Ramlibacter agri, a single genomic window includes:
- a CDS encoding Hsp20/alpha crystallin family protein, translating to MFFAPALRTRAFAPATRGFDRSFERFLADSFAPASGALKVEQNEQAWTLSLDLPGVAREQLAIEVDGTVVRLKTAQEAARQFSAAYELPAEIDADATSAKLENGVLTLTLGKKKAVVTSRTIAVQ from the coding sequence ATGTTTTTCGCCCCCGCCCTTCGCACCCGCGCTTTCGCTCCCGCCACCCGTGGTTTCGACCGCAGCTTCGAGCGCTTCCTCGCCGACTCCTTCGCCCCGGCCTCCGGCGCCCTGAAGGTCGAACAGAACGAGCAAGCGTGGACCCTGTCGCTGGACCTGCCGGGCGTCGCCCGCGAGCAGCTGGCCATCGAAGTCGACGGCACCGTGGTCCGCTTGAAGACCGCCCAGGAAGCCGCGCGCCAGTTCAGCGCCGCCTACGAGCTGCCGGCCGAGATCGACGCCGACGCGACCAGCGCCAAGCTGGAAAACGGCGTGCTGACGCTGACGCTGGGCAAGAAGAAGGCCGTCGTCACCTCGCGCACGATCGCCGTGCAGTAA
- a CDS encoding nitrate regulatory protein encodes MRSGSSFLLAARQCEIAELEQLGRTGELVGAIGRFIHALQRERGISNIYLVSQGRRFATQRVTQVDECAVVEQEARGRFDELDTEATRVRNGSRLFSRIAFVLHGLDGLPALRERVATRELSPADASAAYTRLVNGLLAVVFEAADAATDPEISRALVALFNFMQGKEFAGQERAFGARAFAGGGIDAAGQQQWQHLIESQQACLQVFAAFSEAAVLQAEQAGRDVLALAEVERMRRVGCTGHILDPELSHAWYEWATRRIDAMRAMEDVLAGHLQRLCASRIERARDELRDQRALLAELSQQAASAAAPAPYGPHLERSILELVQEQSQRLQAMGDELDAVRASLNERKAVERAKGLLMAHRAMSEDEAYKTLRQMAMNQNRRLVDVAQAVLSLADVLPGVR; translated from the coding sequence ATGCGATCCGGATCCAGCTTCCTCCTTGCCGCCCGCCAGTGCGAGATCGCCGAGCTCGAGCAGCTCGGGCGCACCGGCGAGCTTGTCGGCGCCATCGGGCGCTTCATCCACGCGCTGCAGCGCGAGCGCGGCATTTCCAACATCTACCTCGTCTCCCAGGGCCGGCGCTTCGCCACGCAGCGCGTGACGCAGGTGGACGAATGCGCTGTCGTGGAGCAGGAAGCGCGGGGCCGCTTCGACGAGCTCGACACCGAAGCCACGCGCGTGCGCAACGGTTCGCGCCTGTTCAGTCGCATCGCCTTCGTGCTGCACGGCCTGGACGGGCTGCCCGCGCTGCGCGAGCGCGTCGCCACGCGCGAACTCTCGCCCGCGGACGCCTCGGCGGCCTACACGCGGCTGGTGAACGGCCTGCTGGCGGTGGTGTTCGAAGCGGCCGATGCCGCCACCGACCCCGAGATCTCGCGCGCGCTGGTGGCGCTGTTCAACTTCATGCAGGGCAAGGAGTTCGCCGGCCAGGAGCGCGCTTTCGGTGCGCGCGCCTTCGCCGGCGGCGGCATCGACGCGGCCGGGCAGCAGCAATGGCAGCACCTGATCGAGTCGCAGCAAGCCTGCCTGCAGGTGTTCGCCGCTTTCTCCGAGGCGGCGGTGCTGCAGGCCGAACAAGCCGGGCGCGACGTGCTGGCCCTGGCCGAAGTGGAGCGCATGCGCCGCGTGGGCTGCACCGGGCACATCCTCGACCCTGAGCTGAGCCACGCCTGGTACGAATGGGCCACGCGCCGCATCGACGCGATGCGGGCCATGGAGGACGTGCTGGCCGGCCACCTGCAGCGCCTGTGCGCGAGCCGCATCGAGCGCGCCCGAGACGAACTGCGCGACCAGCGAGCGCTGCTGGCCGAACTTTCGCAGCAGGCGGCGAGCGCCGCCGCCCCGGCCCCGTACGGCCCGCACCTGGAACGCTCGATCCTCGAACTGGTGCAGGAGCAGTCGCAACGCCTGCAGGCCATGGGCGACGAGCTCGATGCGGTCCGCGCCTCGCTCAACGAACGCAAGGCCGTCGAGCGCGCCAAGGGCCTGCTGATGGCGCACCGCGCGATGAGCGAGGACGAGGCGTACAAGACCCTGCGCCAGATGGCCATGAACCAGAACCGGCGGCTGGTCGACGTGGCGCAGGCGGTGCTGTCGCTGGCGGACGTGTTGCCGGGGGTGCGCTGA
- a CDS encoding CaiB/BaiF CoA transferase family protein, with protein sequence MQNILAGVRVLELGQVLAGPFAGAIFADLGAEVVKLERPAGGDDARHMGPAFRHGDALNFHIFNRGKKSVAIDLKSPEGLADFERLAADSDILVHNLRAGVPESLGIDGPSLCARHPRLIYCGISAFGHAGPMAQRPGYEPLVQAFSGLSSLNGGPDDPPMRSGASLCDQGTGMWAVIAALALLERRHRTGRGGVVQASLLETALVWNGQKADAFVNQGRLPDRHRSGHPGFVPYEAFDTADLPVLICCGNDRLFAKLAQELGRPGWVEDPRFATNRSRLQNKAELLAQLEPLLREQPRATWLERFEAAGVPCAPVHTVPEALAHPQVQALGLLQPVPDEDFSLTALPITVDGERPTHQGPAPRLGQHNPDYGLKNHG encoded by the coding sequence ATGCAGAACATCCTGGCAGGCGTGCGGGTGCTGGAGCTGGGCCAGGTGCTGGCCGGCCCCTTCGCGGGCGCCATCTTCGCGGACCTCGGCGCCGAGGTGGTCAAGCTCGAACGCCCCGCAGGCGGCGACGACGCGCGCCACATGGGCCCGGCTTTCCGGCACGGCGACGCGCTCAACTTCCACATCTTCAACCGCGGCAAGAAGTCGGTCGCGATCGACCTCAAGAGCCCCGAAGGGCTGGCCGACTTCGAACGCCTGGCCGCCGACAGCGACATCCTGGTCCACAACCTGCGCGCCGGCGTGCCCGAGTCGCTGGGTATCGATGGACCGTCGCTGTGCGCGCGCCACCCGCGCCTCATCTACTGCGGCATCTCCGCCTTCGGCCACGCCGGGCCGATGGCGCAGCGCCCCGGCTACGAGCCGCTGGTGCAGGCCTTCAGTGGCCTGTCCAGCCTCAATGGCGGGCCGGACGACCCGCCCATGCGCAGCGGCGCATCGCTGTGCGACCAGGGCACCGGCATGTGGGCGGTGATCGCCGCGCTGGCGCTGCTGGAACGCCGCCACCGCACCGGCCGCGGCGGCGTGGTGCAGGCCTCGCTGCTGGAAACGGCGCTGGTCTGGAACGGCCAGAAGGCCGACGCCTTCGTCAACCAGGGCCGCCTGCCGGACCGGCACCGCTCGGGCCATCCGGGCTTCGTGCCCTACGAGGCTTTCGACACGGCGGACCTGCCGGTCCTCATCTGCTGCGGCAACGACCGCCTGTTCGCCAAGCTGGCGCAGGAGCTGGGGCGCCCGGGCTGGGTGGAAGACCCGCGCTTCGCCACCAACCGCTCGCGCCTGCAGAACAAGGCGGAACTGCTGGCGCAACTGGAGCCGCTGCTGCGCGAGCAGCCGCGCGCGACGTGGCTGGAACGCTTCGAAGCAGCTGGCGTGCCCTGCGCGCCGGTGCACACGGTGCCCGAGGCGCTGGCGCATCCGCAGGTGCAGGCGCTGGGCCTGCTGCAGCCGGTACCGGACGAAGACTTCTCGCTGACGGCGCTGCCGATCACGGTGGACGGCGAGCGCCCCACGCACCAGGGCCCGGCGCCGCGCCTGGGCCAGCACAACCCCGACTACGGACTGAAAAACCATGGCTGA
- the tsaD gene encoding tRNA (adenosine(37)-N6)-threonylcarbamoyltransferase complex transferase subunit TsaD, whose amino-acid sequence MIVLGIESSCDETGVALVQTGGQPVPALLAHALHSQIEMHQAYGGVVPELASRDHIRRVLPLAQQVLDEAGRTVADIDVVAYTRGPGLAGALLVGAGVACAMGAALGKPVLGVHHLEGHLLSPFLSADPPEFPFVALLVSGGHTQLMQVDGVGRYTLLGETIDDAAGEAFDKSAKLLGLGYPGGPALSKLAQQGDPAAFKLPRPLLHSGDLDFSFAGLKTAVLTQTHKLADQMQARKADLAASTEAAIVDVLVKKSMMALDASGLQRIVVAGGVGANRRLRAQLNAACAKRGVRVHYPELALCTDNGAMIALAAAMRLQSGVQEAVADYAFDVRPRWPLQDIHA is encoded by the coding sequence ATGATCGTGCTCGGCATCGAATCCTCCTGCGACGAGACCGGCGTGGCGCTGGTGCAAACCGGCGGCCAGCCCGTGCCGGCGCTGCTGGCGCACGCGCTGCACAGCCAGATCGAGATGCACCAGGCCTATGGCGGCGTGGTGCCGGAACTGGCCAGCCGCGACCACATCCGGCGCGTGCTGCCGCTCGCGCAGCAGGTGCTGGACGAGGCCGGCCGCACCGTCGCCGACATCGACGTCGTGGCCTACACCCGTGGGCCGGGCCTGGCCGGCGCGCTGCTGGTGGGCGCGGGCGTGGCCTGTGCCATGGGCGCGGCGCTGGGCAAGCCGGTGCTGGGCGTGCACCACCTGGAAGGCCACCTGCTGTCGCCCTTCCTCAGTGCCGACCCGCCGGAGTTTCCTTTCGTGGCGCTGCTGGTGTCCGGCGGCCACACGCAGCTGATGCAGGTGGACGGCGTCGGCCGCTACACGCTGCTGGGCGAGACCATCGACGATGCCGCCGGCGAAGCCTTCGACAAGTCAGCCAAGCTGCTGGGCCTGGGTTATCCGGGCGGCCCGGCCTTGTCGAAACTGGCGCAGCAGGGCGATCCCGCGGCTTTCAAGCTGCCGCGGCCGCTGCTGCACAGCGGCGACCTCGATTTCTCCTTCGCCGGCCTGAAGACGGCGGTGCTGACGCAGACGCACAAGCTGGCCGACCAGATGCAGGCGCGCAAGGCGGACCTGGCGGCCTCGACCGAGGCGGCCATCGTGGACGTGCTGGTGAAGAAATCGATGATGGCGCTGGACGCGAGCGGGCTGCAACGCATCGTGGTGGCCGGTGGCGTGGGCGCCAACCGGCGGCTGCGTGCGCAGCTGAACGCGGCCTGCGCGAAGCGGGGCGTGCGCGTGCACTACCCGGAACTGGCGCTGTGCACCGACAACGGCGCGATGATCGCGCTGGCCGCGGCGATGCGGCTGCAGTCGGGCGTACAGGAAGCCGTGGCGGATTACGCCTTCGACGTGCGGCCGCGGTGGCCGCTGCAGGACATCCACGCGTAA
- a CDS encoding hydroxymethylglutaryl-CoA lyase — protein sequence MADFPRRVHIHEEGPREGFQIEQGPIATADKVRFIEALAGTGVAEVQCVSFVDPKRVPQMADAEEVARAIQRREGVRYTGLWLNLRGMQRARKTPLDIGGQVGLSASESFSVRNNGKDTEGLLAAHRQTLDYLVENDIPLVSGIVTTAFGCNLEGAIPVERVVQQAERLLAVVGEYGMKLPVLRLADTVGWANPQAIAAVVGAVRERWPEQRIGLHLHDTRGTAMANALMGLQMGVDTFDSACGGLGGCPFAGHAGAAGNICTEDLAFLCEEMGIATGIDLEALVECARLAESIVGHPLPGKLMRGGTLARFRH from the coding sequence ATGGCTGATTTCCCCCGCCGCGTCCACATCCACGAGGAAGGCCCGCGCGAGGGCTTCCAGATCGAGCAGGGCCCCATCGCCACCGCGGACAAGGTGCGCTTCATCGAGGCGCTGGCCGGCACCGGCGTCGCCGAAGTGCAGTGCGTGTCCTTCGTCGACCCGAAGCGCGTGCCGCAGATGGCCGACGCCGAGGAAGTGGCGCGTGCGATCCAGCGCCGCGAGGGCGTGCGCTACACCGGCCTGTGGCTGAACCTGCGCGGCATGCAGCGCGCGCGCAAGACGCCGCTGGACATTGGCGGCCAGGTGGGCTTGAGCGCTTCCGAAAGCTTCTCGGTGCGCAACAACGGCAAGGACACCGAAGGCCTGCTCGCCGCGCACCGCCAGACGCTGGACTACCTGGTCGAGAACGACATCCCGCTGGTCTCCGGCATCGTCACCACGGCCTTCGGCTGCAACCTCGAAGGCGCGATCCCGGTGGAGCGCGTGGTGCAGCAGGCCGAGCGCCTGCTGGCGGTGGTCGGCGAATACGGCATGAAGCTGCCGGTGCTGCGCCTGGCCGACACGGTGGGCTGGGCCAACCCGCAGGCGATCGCCGCGGTGGTGGGCGCCGTGCGCGAGCGCTGGCCCGAGCAGCGCATCGGCCTGCACCTGCACGACACGCGCGGCACCGCCATGGCCAACGCGCTCATGGGCCTGCAGATGGGCGTGGACACCTTCGACAGCGCCTGTGGCGGCCTGGGCGGCTGCCCCTTCGCCGGCCATGCGGGCGCCGCTGGCAACATCTGCACCGAAGACCTCGCCTTCCTCTGCGAAGAGATGGGCATAGCAACCGGCATCGACCTCGAGGCGCTGGTCGAATGCGCGCGCCTCGCCGAAAGCATCGTGGGCCATCCGCTCCCCGGCAAACTGATGCGCGGCGGCACGCTGGCCCGCTTCCGCCACTGA
- a CDS encoding LysR family transcriptional regulator: protein MRKLQLDELALFARVAELGSLSAVARERDVPVSQVSRTLVRLEKACGARLVQRSTHSLSLTDEGHTFLAYSRRAVETMEELEGEFALRSGGPSGRVRVACSTVIAQYQLVPSLPLLAQRHPEVQVDLQVTDRLMDMAREGIDIAIRTVTTLPETVVARQVGTLGRGLYASPAYAKAHGLPARPEELARHRLVTNSEVTVLNAWPFRVDGEPVVVPARGAWFANDTGMIANMVVQGLGIGRLTTLVGDVLVGEGRLVPVLAEFVELQPVPVYAVTAGTRQRLPKIKACLDFWQEWFGR from the coding sequence ATGCGCAAACTGCAGCTGGACGAACTGGCCCTCTTCGCGCGCGTGGCCGAACTGGGCTCCCTGTCGGCCGTCGCGCGCGAGCGCGACGTGCCCGTGAGCCAGGTCTCGCGCACCCTGGTGCGGCTGGAGAAGGCGTGCGGCGCACGGCTCGTGCAGCGCTCCACGCACAGCCTGTCGCTCACCGACGAAGGCCACACCTTCCTCGCCTACAGCCGGCGCGCGGTGGAGACGATGGAGGAGCTGGAAGGCGAGTTCGCGCTGCGCTCCGGCGGCCCGAGCGGCCGCGTGCGGGTGGCCTGCAGCACGGTCATCGCGCAGTACCAGCTGGTGCCCAGCCTGCCGCTGCTGGCGCAGCGCCACCCCGAGGTGCAGGTGGACCTGCAGGTGACCGACCGCCTAATGGACATGGCGCGCGAAGGCATCGACATCGCGATCCGCACCGTGACCACCTTGCCGGAGACCGTGGTGGCGCGGCAGGTCGGCACGCTGGGCCGCGGGCTGTACGCGTCACCGGCCTATGCGAAGGCGCACGGCCTGCCGGCGCGGCCGGAGGAACTGGCGCGGCACCGGCTCGTCACCAACAGCGAGGTCACCGTGCTCAACGCCTGGCCCTTCCGGGTCGATGGCGAGCCGGTGGTGGTGCCCGCGCGCGGCGCGTGGTTCGCCAACGACACGGGCATGATCGCCAACATGGTGGTGCAGGGCCTGGGCATCGGCCGCCTGACGACGCTGGTCGGCGACGTGCTGGTGGGCGAAGGCCGGCTGGTGCCGGTGCTGGCGGAGTTCGTGGAGCTGCAGCCGGTGCCGGTGTACGCGGTGACGGCGGGCACGCGGCAGAGGCTGCCGAAGATCAAGGCCTGCCTGGATTTCTGGCAGGAGTGGTTCGGCCGGTGA
- a CDS encoding branched-chain amino acid ABC transporter substrate-binding protein has translation MNKFRRHLLKTLAAAACLPALASAQGAPIKVAMIEGFSGGNANGGESMFRNIHWAMERVNQRGGVKTRDGQRQLQLVRYDSKGQIEEALAALRSAIDDGARIVLQGNSSAVAAALVEAINKQNERDPQRRVVYLNYAAVDPALTNEKCSFWHFRFDAHADMRIAALMSVLREDQAVKSVYLVNPDYSFGQGVAREVRRQLALQRPDVKIVADELVPLARIKDFAPYAAKIKASGADAVITGNFSNDLTLLVKAARESGFDGRFYTFYGNALGAPAAIGDAGIGKVIAVADWLPNVPSAQSEAFMQSFRKRFPDPADDYVHMRLQLMVEALAQSIEKAGTTDAVPLANALEHASVSFAGWVGTMRAADHQFQQPLVVGVMDRQGAPGVKFDVEGSGYGFRVVRQFPPPKVEMPTSCKMVRPT, from the coding sequence ATGAATAAATTTCGCCGCCACCTCTTGAAAACACTGGCCGCGGCGGCATGTCTGCCCGCCCTGGCCAGCGCGCAGGGCGCCCCCATCAAGGTCGCCATGATCGAAGGCTTCTCGGGCGGCAATGCCAACGGCGGCGAGTCCATGTTCCGCAACATCCACTGGGCGATGGAGCGCGTCAACCAGCGCGGCGGCGTGAAGACCCGCGACGGCCAGCGGCAGCTGCAGCTGGTGCGCTACGACAGCAAGGGCCAGATCGAGGAAGCGCTCGCCGCGCTGCGTTCCGCCATCGACGACGGCGCGCGCATCGTGCTGCAGGGCAACTCCTCCGCCGTCGCCGCGGCGCTGGTGGAAGCGATCAACAAGCAGAACGAACGCGACCCGCAGCGGCGTGTCGTCTACCTCAATTACGCCGCGGTCGACCCGGCGCTGACCAACGAGAAGTGCAGCTTCTGGCACTTCCGCTTCGACGCCCATGCGGACATGCGCATCGCCGCGCTGATGTCGGTGCTGCGCGAGGACCAGGCCGTGAAGTCGGTGTACCTGGTGAACCCCGACTACAGCTTCGGCCAGGGCGTGGCGCGCGAGGTGCGCCGCCAGCTCGCGCTGCAGCGGCCCGACGTGAAGATCGTGGCCGACGAACTGGTGCCGCTGGCGCGCATCAAGGACTTCGCGCCCTATGCGGCGAAGATCAAGGCGAGCGGCGCGGACGCCGTCATCACGGGCAACTTCAGCAACGACCTCACGCTGCTGGTGAAGGCGGCGCGCGAGTCCGGCTTCGACGGGCGCTTCTACACCTTCTACGGCAATGCGCTGGGCGCGCCGGCGGCGATCGGCGATGCCGGCATCGGCAAGGTGATCGCCGTGGCCGACTGGCTGCCCAACGTGCCGTCGGCGCAGAGCGAGGCCTTCATGCAGTCCTTCCGCAAGCGCTTCCCCGATCCCGCGGACGACTATGTGCACATGCGGCTGCAGCTGATGGTGGAGGCGCTGGCGCAGTCCATCGAGAAGGCCGGCACGACCGACGCGGTGCCGCTGGCGAACGCGCTGGAGCATGCGTCGGTGTCCTTCGCCGGCTGGGTGGGCACGATGCGCGCGGCCGACCACCAGTTCCAGCAGCCGCTGGTGGTGGGCGTGATGGACCGCCAGGGCGCGCCGGGCGTGAAGTTCGACGTGGAAGGCTCCGGCTACGGCTTCCGCGTGGTGCGGCAGTTCCCGCCGCCCAAGGTCGAAATGCCGACGTCCTGCAAGATGGTTCGGCCGACCTGA
- a CDS encoding LysR substrate-binding domain-containing protein, whose protein sequence is MKIPLTLQQLEAFAEVARTGNFRAAAQALHVSQPALSRTIKLCEDAVGTRLFDRDTRHVEITPAGRELLPIAQRILADFNGAFGELAQFLEGRSGHVTIAALPSAGVALLPPAIAAFRREHPQVEFSFLEGPAEVVRAAVDEGRADFGITVRPAPHEPLRYRHWMDDPFVLVCRADDPLAARSSVPWTVFAGQPFIASGSKSSIRPITDAAFLRKGMQVHQALVFPSVAAGGAMVLAGLGVTALPKLALHLLNHQGLATVPLTSPAMTRPVGLITRAGRSLSPVARAFMDRVVASKP, encoded by the coding sequence GTGAAGATCCCCCTCACCCTGCAGCAGCTGGAAGCCTTCGCCGAAGTGGCGCGCACCGGCAATTTCCGCGCCGCCGCCCAGGCGCTGCACGTCTCCCAGCCGGCCCTCAGCCGCACGATCAAGCTGTGCGAGGACGCGGTCGGCACCCGCCTGTTCGACCGCGACACGCGCCACGTGGAGATCACGCCGGCCGGCCGCGAGCTCTTGCCCATCGCCCAGCGCATCCTGGCGGACTTCAATGGCGCCTTCGGCGAGCTGGCGCAGTTCCTCGAAGGGCGCAGCGGCCATGTGACCATCGCCGCCCTGCCCTCGGCCGGCGTGGCCTTGCTGCCGCCGGCCATCGCGGCCTTCCGCCGCGAGCATCCGCAGGTGGAGTTCTCCTTCCTGGAAGGGCCGGCGGAGGTGGTGCGCGCGGCGGTCGACGAAGGCCGCGCCGATTTCGGCATCACCGTGCGGCCGGCGCCACACGAGCCGCTGCGCTACCGCCACTGGATGGACGATCCCTTCGTGCTGGTGTGCCGGGCCGACGACCCGCTGGCGGCGCGTTCCTCGGTGCCGTGGACCGTGTTCGCCGGCCAGCCCTTCATCGCCAGCGGCAGCAAGAGCAGCATCCGGCCGATCACCGATGCGGCGTTCCTGCGCAAGGGAATGCAGGTGCACCAGGCGCTGGTGTTCCCCAGCGTGGCGGCGGGCGGGGCGATGGTGCTGGCGGGCTTGGGGGTGACGGCGCTGCCGAAGCTGGCCTTGCACTTGCTGAACCACCAGGGGCTGGCGACGGTGCCTTTGACGAGTCCGGCCATGACCCGGCCGGTCGGGCTGATTACCCGTGCAGGGCGCTCGTTGTCGCCGGTGGCGCGGGCATTCATGGACCGCGTGGTGGCATCGAAGCCCTGA
- a CDS encoding CmpA/NrtA family ABC transporter substrate-binding protein, with protein MQDLSRRTVLKGAALAAGFPGIVMAQGTTLETKAAKLGFIALTDAAPLFVADEKGFFKKHGMTEVEVLKQSSWGTTRDNLVLGSRSNGIDGAHILTPMPYLLTTGAVTPNNVPVPMAILARLNLGGQGISVANEYKDLKVGLDNKEFGKALLAKRVKTGKAVNAAMTFPGGTHDLWLRYWMAAGGVDPNRDINTIVVPPPQMVANMKVGSMDTFCVCEPWNLQLIHQKIGYTALTTSELWMNHPEKAFAMRADYVQANPNSSKALLKAVMEAQMFCEDPKNRAEVAEICARRRWISAPVEDIVDRIKGDFDYGSGRVVSNSPFQMRYWKDNASYPFQSHDLWFLTENQRWGYLPMNLDTKALIAKVNREDLWRAAAKELGVAAKDIPASTSRGVEKFFDGKVFDPANPKKYLDSLAVKNVKGAAA; from the coding sequence ATGCAAGACCTCTCCCGCCGCACCGTCCTCAAAGGCGCCGCCCTCGCCGCCGGCTTCCCCGGCATCGTCATGGCGCAAGGCACCACGCTGGAGACCAAGGCCGCCAAGCTGGGCTTCATCGCGCTCACCGACGCCGCCCCGCTGTTCGTGGCCGACGAGAAGGGCTTCTTCAAGAAGCACGGCATGACGGAGGTCGAAGTCCTCAAGCAATCGTCCTGGGGCACCACGCGCGACAACCTGGTGCTCGGCTCCAGGAGCAACGGCATCGACGGCGCGCACATCCTCACGCCCATGCCCTACCTGCTCACCACCGGCGCCGTCACGCCCAACAACGTGCCGGTGCCGATGGCGATCCTGGCCCGCCTGAACCTGGGCGGCCAGGGCATCTCGGTGGCCAACGAATACAAGGACCTCAAGGTCGGCCTGGACAACAAGGAGTTCGGCAAGGCCCTGCTCGCCAAGCGCGTGAAGACCGGCAAGGCGGTCAACGCCGCCATGACCTTCCCCGGCGGTACGCACGACCTGTGGCTGCGCTACTGGATGGCCGCCGGCGGCGTCGACCCCAACCGCGACATCAACACCATCGTGGTGCCGCCGCCCCAGATGGTGGCCAACATGAAGGTCGGCAGCATGGACACCTTCTGCGTCTGCGAGCCCTGGAACCTGCAGCTCATTCACCAGAAGATCGGCTACACAGCGCTCACCACCAGCGAGCTCTGGATGAACCATCCGGAAAAGGCCTTCGCCATGCGCGCCGACTACGTGCAGGCCAACCCGAACTCCAGCAAGGCGCTGCTGAAGGCGGTGATGGAAGCGCAGATGTTCTGCGAAGACCCCAAGAACCGCGCCGAGGTGGCCGAAATCTGCGCCCGCCGCCGCTGGATCAGCGCGCCGGTGGAAGACATCGTCGACCGCATCAAGGGCGACTTCGACTACGGCAGCGGCCGCGTCGTCAGCAACAGCCCGTTCCAGATGCGCTACTGGAAGGACAACGCCAGCTATCCCTTCCAGAGCCACGACCTGTGGTTCCTCACCGAGAACCAGCGCTGGGGCTACCTGCCCATGAACCTGGACACCAAGGCGCTGATCGCCAAGGTGAACCGCGAGGACCTGTGGCGCGCCGCCGCCAAGGAGCTGGGCGTGGCCGCCAAGGACATCCCCGCCTCCACCTCGCGCGGCGTCGAGAAGTTCTTCGACGGCAAGGTGTTCGACCCGGCCAACCCGAAGAAATACCTCGACAGCCTGGCCGTCAAGAACGTCAAGGGCGCCGCGGCGTGA
- a CDS encoding Bug family tripartite tricarboxylate transporter substrate binding protein — MQFSLSRLLAAAGLLAAALAAPPALAQNYPSKPITIVVPFAAGSGTDQQARVMAQALTEEYKVPVLVDNRAGASGFIAAQYVAKAAPDGYTVLMTTNTTHAANEHLFKKLPYDPVKDYTPVALLSKGHMFLLVSPSSPYKTVGDLLAAAHKQPGKLNFGSGSSSSRVASEMLKQMAGVDMVNVPYKSNPMAITDLIGGQVNFMFADAPTALPQVKSGKLRALAASGNKRMASAPDVPTVEEAGVKGYDMSYWTAVYLPPGASPALAKQLNEMMLKVSAAPSVMAFQVQTSQDVATSTPEGLAKFQAAESQKWGKIIKAAGIEPE, encoded by the coding sequence ATGCAGTTTTCGCTTTCCCGCCTGCTGGCCGCCGCCGGCCTGCTGGCCGCGGCTCTCGCCGCGCCGCCAGCACTGGCCCAGAACTATCCCAGCAAGCCGATCACCATCGTCGTGCCCTTCGCGGCCGGCAGCGGCACCGACCAGCAGGCGCGCGTGATGGCGCAGGCGCTGACCGAGGAATACAAGGTGCCGGTGCTGGTGGACAACCGCGCCGGCGCCAGCGGCTTCATCGCCGCGCAGTACGTGGCCAAGGCGGCGCCGGACGGCTACACCGTGCTGATGACGACGAACACGACGCACGCGGCCAACGAGCACCTGTTCAAGAAGCTGCCCTACGACCCGGTGAAGGACTACACGCCGGTGGCGCTGCTGTCCAAGGGCCACATGTTCCTGCTGGTGAGCCCGAGCTCGCCGTACAAGACGGTCGGCGACCTGCTGGCCGCCGCGCACAAGCAGCCGGGCAAGCTCAATTTCGGCAGCGGCAGTTCGTCCAGCCGCGTGGCCAGCGAGATGCTGAAGCAGATGGCCGGCGTCGACATGGTCAACGTGCCGTACAAGAGCAACCCGATGGCGATCACCGACCTGATCGGCGGCCAGGTGAACTTCATGTTCGCCGACGCGCCCACCGCGCTGCCGCAGGTGAAGTCCGGCAAGCTGCGCGCGCTGGCCGCGAGCGGCAACAAGCGCATGGCCTCCGCACCCGATGTTCCGACCGTCGAAGAGGCCGGCGTCAAGGGCTACGACATGTCCTACTGGACGGCCGTGTACCTGCCTCCGGGTGCTTCGCCCGCGCTGGCGAAGCAGTTGAACGAGATGATGCTGAAGGTCTCCGCCGCGCCTTCCGTGATGGCCTTCCAGGTGCAGACCAGCCAGGACGTGGCGACCAGCACGCCCGAAGGCCTGGCGAAGTTCCAGGCGGCGGAGTCGCAGAAGTGGGGGAAGATCATCAAGGCGGCGGGGATCGAGCCGGAGTGA